In one window of Tellurirhabdus rosea DNA:
- a CDS encoding vanadium-dependent haloperoxidase — MNKCLFTEKGGWLRHVRLLNFAILCLLLTLAGCKHNADPDVTPEGRSAADFNADVALQWSQMHLDLIRSTAGFTPPVAARSLGYGGLTLYEAVVPGVNGNRSLAGQLNGLATLPKPESGTYHWPASANAAQAQILRGLFANTSEANKKRIDSLETTLQSQYRREAGEDVANRSAAFGKAVAEAIFAWSKTDRGHEGYLRNFPADYAVPVRPGNWQPTENGRPPMQPFWGSNRTFLAVNAAMPIPEPIPYSADVRSQYFAQYLEVYTKNRALTQEEKEIAVWWADDPSETFTPPGHSYNLARIAIQSRKANLAEAAEALARTGIAVADAFILCWRCKYTHFNERPYTFVRRAIDPAWVPFWPAPPFPGFVSGHATQSAAAVTVLESVFGENFSFIDNSHVSRTRDAVRKVDFKARSFGSLWEAAEESAYSRFLGGIHTRQDNDTGLREGRKIGRNINALSWRN; from the coding sequence ATGAACAAGTGTTTATTTACCGAAAAAGGAGGGTGGCTGCGCCATGTCCGATTACTCAATTTTGCTATCCTGTGCCTGCTGTTGACCCTGGCAGGCTGTAAACACAATGCCGACCCGGACGTAACGCCGGAGGGCCGTTCTGCCGCCGATTTTAACGCCGACGTGGCCCTGCAATGGTCACAGATGCACCTGGACCTCATCCGGAGCACCGCAGGCTTCACGCCGCCCGTCGCCGCCCGGTCGCTGGGATACGGCGGGCTGACGCTTTACGAGGCCGTGGTGCCGGGTGTCAACGGCAATCGGTCACTGGCCGGACAGTTGAATGGTCTGGCCACCCTGCCGAAGCCCGAATCCGGAACCTACCACTGGCCAGCATCGGCGAATGCCGCCCAGGCGCAGATCCTGCGCGGCCTGTTTGCCAATACGTCGGAGGCGAACAAAAAGCGCATTGATTCGCTCGAAACAACTTTGCAGAGCCAGTACCGCCGGGAAGCGGGCGAGGACGTTGCCAACCGGTCGGCCGCGTTTGGAAAAGCGGTTGCCGAAGCCATCTTCGCGTGGTCGAAGACGGACCGCGGGCACGAAGGGTATCTGCGGAATTTTCCGGCGGACTACGCGGTGCCGGTTCGGCCGGGAAACTGGCAGCCGACCGAGAATGGCCGTCCGCCCATGCAGCCGTTCTGGGGAAGTAACCGGACGTTTCTGGCCGTCAACGCGGCCATGCCGATTCCGGAACCCATTCCTTATTCGGCCGATGTCCGGTCGCAGTATTTTGCCCAGTACCTCGAAGTATACACCAAAAACCGGGCGCTGACGCAGGAAGAAAAGGAAATTGCCGTCTGGTGGGCCGACGACCCGAGCGAAACGTTTACTCCTCCCGGGCATTCTTACAATCTGGCCCGCATTGCCATCCAGAGCCGGAAGGCGAATCTGGCCGAGGCGGCCGAGGCGCTGGCCCGAACGGGGATTGCCGTGGCCGACGCGTTCATTCTTTGCTGGCGGTGCAAATACACCCATTTCAACGAACGGCCCTACACCTTCGTCCGCCGGGCGATCGACCCCGCCTGGGTTCCGTTCTGGCCCGCCCCGCCGTTTCCGGGCTTTGTTTCCGGGCACGCAACCCAATCCGCCGCGGCGGTGACGGTACTCGAGAGTGTGTTCGGAGAAAACTTTTCGTTCATCGACAACTCGCACGTCAGCCGTACACGCGACGCGGTCCGCAAGGTCGATTTCAAGGCCCGTTCCTTCGGTTCGCTCTGGGAAGCCGCCGAAGAATCTGCCTATTCCCGTTTTCTGGGCGGTATTCATACCCGGCAGGACAACGATACCGGACTCCGGGAAGGCCGGAAAATCGGGAGAAACATCAACGCCCTTTCGTGGAGGAATTAA
- a CDS encoding amidophosphoribosyltransferase, translated as MSDAIKHECGIALIRLRKPFQYYIDKYGTPLYAVNKLYLLMEKQVNRGQDGAGVANIKIDVPPGHRYISRYRSVEQQPVADIFGKINKKFRKAVKHHKDRALDGQWLQENVAFTGEVWLGHLRYGTHGANEIENCHPMLRQSNWRSRNLVMAGNFNMTNVEELFNKLVSLGQHPKEKVDTVTVMEKIGHFLDEENQRVFDRFKGIYENPDLSDIIEDNLDLQRVLHRSCRDFDGGYAMVGMTGFGAAFVARDPSGIRPAYYYADDEVVVVASEKPAIKTAFNVDYSQIREVTPGHALIIDKYGEYDEYQFIQPTEKRSCSFERIYFSRATDPDIYNERKMLGKLLIPQILKEVDYDLENTVFSYIPNTAETAFFGMVEGLEEYLFQKRKRAIIEGGLSNEELDKLLAFRPRIEKLVSKDVKLRTFITDDAHRDDMVSHVYDTTFEVIKKGVDNVVVIDDSIVRGTTLEKSILKMLDRLGPKKIIIVSSAPQIRFPDCYGIDMSKMKEFVAFRAAMQLLRDRGLDNRADEVYAQCVAAIESGNASAENYVKALYTPFTHEELSQKVADIVTPKGINAEVAVLFQTVENLHRACPNHSGDWYFTGNYPTAGGNKVVNKAFVNFMEGKIVRAY; from the coding sequence ATGAGCGACGCGATTAAGCACGAGTGTGGCATTGCACTCATCCGGCTCCGCAAACCGTTTCAGTATTACATCGATAAATACGGTACCCCCCTCTACGCCGTCAACAAACTTTACCTGCTGATGGAGAAGCAGGTGAACCGGGGTCAGGACGGGGCCGGGGTCGCCAATATCAAGATTGATGTACCGCCGGGACACCGCTATATCAGCCGCTACCGCTCCGTTGAGCAACAGCCGGTGGCGGATATTTTCGGCAAAATCAACAAGAAATTCCGGAAGGCCGTCAAGCACCACAAAGACAGGGCGCTCGACGGGCAGTGGCTGCAGGAAAACGTGGCGTTTACAGGGGAAGTCTGGCTTGGACACCTTCGCTACGGTACCCACGGCGCCAACGAAATTGAAAACTGCCACCCCATGCTCCGCCAGAGCAACTGGCGGAGCCGCAACCTGGTGATGGCGGGCAACTTCAACATGACCAACGTAGAAGAGCTTTTCAACAAGCTCGTTTCGCTGGGTCAGCACCCGAAAGAAAAAGTCGATACGGTGACGGTGATGGAGAAAATCGGCCACTTCCTGGACGAGGAAAACCAGCGCGTGTTCGACCGTTTCAAAGGCATCTACGAAAATCCGGACCTGTCGGACATCATTGAAGACAACCTGGACCTGCAGCGTGTCCTCCACCGCTCCTGCCGCGATTTCGACGGCGGCTACGCGATGGTCGGCATGACCGGCTTCGGAGCGGCCTTTGTGGCCCGCGACCCGTCCGGCATCCGTCCGGCGTACTACTACGCCGACGACGAAGTCGTGGTAGTAGCTTCCGAAAAACCGGCGATCAAAACCGCCTTCAACGTCGATTACAGCCAGATTCGGGAAGTGACGCCCGGCCATGCGCTGATCATCGACAAGTACGGCGAATACGACGAATACCAGTTCATTCAGCCGACCGAAAAGCGTTCGTGCAGCTTCGAGCGCATCTATTTCTCCCGCGCAACCGATCCGGATATTTACAACGAGCGGAAAATGCTCGGGAAACTGCTGATTCCGCAGATTCTGAAGGAAGTTGATTACGACCTCGAAAATACGGTCTTCTCCTACATCCCGAATACGGCCGAAACGGCTTTCTTCGGCATGGTGGAAGGACTGGAAGAATACCTGTTCCAGAAACGTAAACGGGCCATCATCGAAGGCGGCCTGAGCAACGAAGAACTCGACAAACTGCTGGCTTTCCGCCCCCGCATCGAAAAACTGGTTTCGAAAGATGTGAAGCTCCGGACGTTCATCACGGACGATGCGCACCGGGATGACATGGTTTCGCACGTGTACGACACCACGTTTGAAGTGATTAAAAAGGGCGTGGATAATGTGGTGGTCATCGACGACTCGATTGTCCGCGGGACTACGCTGGAAAAGAGCATCCTGAAAATGCTCGACCGGCTGGGTCCGAAGAAAATCATCATCGTCTCCTCGGCCCCGCAAATCCGTTTCCCGGACTGCTACGGCATCGACATGTCGAAGATGAAGGAGTTTGTGGCTTTCCGCGCCGCCATGCAACTGCTCCGCGACCGGGGCCTCGACAACCGGGCCGATGAGGTCTACGCCCAGTGCGTAGCCGCCATTGAATCGGGCAACGCGTCGGCCGAAAACTACGTAAAGGCTCTTTATACACCGTTTACCCACGAAGAACTTTCGCAGAAAGTCGCTGATATCGTGACCCCGAAAGGCATCAACGCGGAAGTGGCCGTCCTCTTCCAGACCGTCGAGAACCTGCACCGGGCCTGCCCGAACCATTCCGGCGACTGGTACTTTACGGGCAATTACCCCACGGCAGGCGGCAACAAGGTCGTCAACAAAGCCTTCGTCAACTTCATGGAAGGCAAAATTGTCAGAGCCTACTAA
- a CDS encoding NADH-quinone oxidoreductase subunit N, producing MQLADQLQEILRSLSRFGPELFLVFGIAGLVITDLLLLRQSPARHRAVMLGLSLLLVVVAGTLVIGQFGQDSGFLFGSLLFRDEQAIFFKLVVTVAAGVAVLHASLTRPRLPLDWLPILLALLLGLYLMTMSVNLLMIYLSIEIVSISSYLLTALSGTRRASEGGIKYLLFGAVSSAIMLYGISLLYGLTGTLDLTSSLVEVELAKNSPYVVYLASLLLLVGLFFKLSLVPFHVWTPDVYEATPTPVVSFFSVAPKAAALLILMRVLTSLPANFQTPLAVIALASITLGNLSALWQTDARRLLAYSTIAHAGFLLVGISAFSEAGFDAATFYVATYLFINMAAFLLIDLLADAQGGQLTLRSLEGLGFRHPQLALALTVVMVALTGLPPTVGFTAKLLAFSALWETAQQSGNPWQVALFAIGLLNAILSLFYYLKFPYLLYFRTATGPETEAAAQPRGAGWLALALTFPILLFFFRPDWLMTWIAGF from the coding sequence TTGCAACTCGCCGACCAACTTCAGGAAATTCTGCGCAGCCTGAGCCGCTTCGGGCCGGAGCTGTTTCTGGTTTTTGGTATCGCCGGTCTGGTCATCACCGATCTGCTTCTGCTCCGTCAATCTCCCGCCCGGCACCGGGCCGTTATGCTGGGTCTCAGTCTGCTGCTGGTTGTGGTGGCGGGGACGCTGGTAATCGGGCAGTTCGGGCAGGATAGCGGCTTTTTGTTCGGCAGTCTGCTTTTCCGGGACGAACAGGCCATTTTCTTCAAACTCGTGGTCACGGTGGCGGCGGGGGTGGCCGTGCTGCACGCCTCCCTGACGCGGCCGCGGCTCCCGCTCGACTGGCTTCCCATCCTGCTGGCGCTGCTGCTGGGACTGTACCTGATGACGATGTCGGTCAATCTGCTGATGATTTACCTCAGCATCGAGATCGTTTCCATCAGTTCCTATCTGCTGACGGCCCTTTCGGGCACTCGCCGCGCGTCGGAGGGCGGCATCAAATACCTGCTTTTCGGGGCGGTCAGCTCGGCGATCATGCTTTACGGCATCTCGCTGCTCTACGGGCTGACCGGTACGCTCGACCTGACGAGCTCGCTCGTGGAGGTCGAACTGGCCAAGAACAGTCCGTACGTGGTTTATCTGGCGAGTCTGCTGCTGCTGGTCGGCCTCTTTTTCAAACTATCGCTGGTTCCCTTTCACGTCTGGACGCCTGATGTGTACGAAGCGACGCCGACGCCCGTGGTTTCCTTCTTTTCAGTAGCTCCTAAAGCGGCGGCCCTGCTCATCCTGATGCGTGTGCTGACCTCGCTTCCGGCCAACTTTCAAACGCCGCTGGCGGTCATTGCGCTGGCGAGTATTACGCTGGGAAACCTGTCGGCCCTCTGGCAGACGGACGCCCGTCGTCTGCTGGCCTACTCGACCATTGCCCATGCCGGGTTTCTGCTGGTCGGCATTTCGGCTTTTAGCGAAGCGGGGTTCGACGCCGCCACCTTCTATGTAGCGACTTATCTGTTCATCAACATGGCGGCGTTTCTGCTGATTGACCTCCTGGCCGATGCCCAGGGCGGCCAGCTGACGCTGCGGTCGCTGGAGGGGCTGGGCTTCCGGCATCCACAGCTGGCGCTGGCGCTGACGGTGGTGATGGTGGCCCTGACGGGTCTGCCGCCCACGGTGGGCTTCACGGCCAAACTGCTAGCGTTTTCGGCCCTCTGGGAAACGGCGCAGCAATCGGGTAATCCGTGGCAGGTGGCGCTTTTTGCCATTGGTCTGCTGAACGCCATTCTCTCGCTGTTTTACTACCTCAAATTTCCGTACCTGCTGTACTTCCGGACAGCGACCGGGCCCGAAACCGAGGCTGCTGCCCAGCCCCGCGGTGCTGGCTGGCTGGCGCTGGCGCTGACTTTTCCGATTCTGTTATTTTTCTTTCGGCCGGATTGGCTAATGACCTGGATCGCGGGATTTTGA
- a CDS encoding TerC family protein, with translation MESLFSAESIISLLTLTFLEIVLGIDNIIFISIAANKLAAGDQPKARNIGLVLAMIFRVALLFGISVLISLSQPFTHISTGWLQAAPTGQSVILFVGGLFLLYKATSEIHHKLEGGEGEQTAGNAPKGKATISSVVVQIAIINIVFSIDSILTAVGLTQNVTVMIIAVVLSVLIMMFFAGPVGRFVNEHPTIQMLGLAFLIMIGFMLIAEGAHLSELVVLNAHVGTVPKGYLYFAIAFSLLVEFLNMQLRKREAPVQLRGYEEQAKREGVI, from the coding sequence ATGGAATCACTTTTCTCAGCCGAATCGATTATCAGCCTTTTGACGCTGACCTTTCTTGAGATTGTACTGGGTATTGACAACATTATCTTCATCTCCATCGCCGCCAACAAGCTCGCGGCCGGCGACCAGCCCAAAGCGCGGAACATTGGCCTCGTCCTGGCGATGATCTTTCGGGTAGCGCTGCTGTTTGGAATTTCGGTGCTGATTTCGCTGAGTCAGCCGTTCACGCATATTTCGACGGGCTGGCTGCAGGCCGCGCCAACCGGCCAGAGCGTGATTCTTTTCGTCGGCGGGCTGTTCCTGCTGTACAAAGCCACCTCGGAGATTCACCACAAACTGGAAGGCGGCGAAGGCGAACAGACCGCCGGCAACGCCCCGAAAGGCAAAGCCACCATCAGCAGTGTTGTGGTTCAGATTGCGATCATCAACATTGTCTTCTCCATCGACTCCATCCTGACGGCCGTCGGTCTGACACAGAACGTGACGGTGATGATCATCGCCGTGGTGCTTTCGGTGCTGATCATGATGTTCTTCGCCGGGCCGGTAGGTCGTTTCGTGAACGAACACCCGACGATTCAGATGCTGGGGCTGGCCTTCCTGATTATGATCGGTTTCATGCTGATCGCCGAAGGGGCTCACCTGTCGGAACTGGTCGTGCTGAACGCCCATGTCGGCACCGTTCCGAAAGGCTATCTGTACTTCGCTATTGCGTTCTCGCTTCTGGTCGAATTCCTCAACATGCAGTTGCGCAAGCGGGAGGCCCCCGTTCAGCTGCGGGGGTATGAGGAGCAGGCGAAGCGGGAAGGGGTTATCTAA
- a CDS encoding MBOAT family O-acyltransferase translates to MLFNSLQFLIFFVVVTLAYYSLSWRGRWVLLLLASCYFYAVFKPAYIVILFATIVIDYYAGLWLERTPVGPRRKWLLIVSLISNIGILAFFKYFGFFTDIFVGLLDFGGLDGAAQSVDRFALRVLNKVLLLFGQESAASFSIVDTILPIGLSFHTFQAMSYTIEVYRGHQKAERHFGIYALYVMFYPQLVAGPIERPQNVLHQFHTHFHYDWENVKAGLMQMAFGFFKKVVIADRMALVANYGFDNPTEQNGLTLLVAALAFTIQIYGDFSGYSDIAIGAARTMGFTLMENFRTPYFSRSITEFWRRWHISLSTWFRDYLYIPLGGNRVSPGRRYLNVFIVFLVSGLWHGASWNYIIWGGLHGAYQLLAGWRDRAFARWGLTFPEDNKAYQLLQLVLTFVLVMLTWVFFRNHKAPVENAFYIIQKIVTAPFEGPLQSPLNTAELLFSVGLVALLFWKEKFYLTIPTRNSLVFWTVFPLLCLLCYFFGVFTSNQFIYFQF, encoded by the coding sequence ATGCTTTTCAATTCCCTCCAATTTCTGATCTTCTTTGTCGTCGTCACGCTGGCTTATTACAGCCTGTCGTGGCGGGGTCGCTGGGTGTTGCTGCTGCTGGCGAGCTGTTATTTCTACGCCGTTTTCAAGCCCGCCTACATCGTCATTCTGTTTGCCACCATTGTCATCGACTACTATGCCGGGTTGTGGCTGGAACGGACGCCGGTGGGCCCGCGACGGAAGTGGCTGCTCATCGTCAGCCTGATTTCCAACATCGGCATCCTGGCGTTTTTCAAGTATTTCGGCTTTTTCACGGATATTTTTGTCGGGCTGCTGGATTTTGGCGGACTGGATGGAGCAGCGCAGTCCGTCGATCGGTTTGCCCTGCGCGTGCTGAATAAAGTGCTGCTGCTGTTCGGGCAGGAATCGGCGGCCTCGTTCAGCATTGTGGATACGATTCTGCCGATTGGGCTGTCGTTTCACACGTTTCAGGCCATGAGCTACACCATCGAAGTGTACCGGGGCCATCAGAAAGCGGAGCGGCATTTTGGTATTTACGCGCTGTACGTCATGTTTTACCCGCAGCTGGTGGCCGGGCCCATCGAGCGGCCGCAGAACGTGCTGCACCAGTTTCACACCCATTTTCACTACGACTGGGAGAACGTCAAGGCCGGGCTGATGCAGATGGCTTTCGGCTTTTTCAAAAAAGTGGTCATCGCCGACCGCATGGCCCTGGTCGCCAATTACGGCTTCGACAACCCGACCGAACAGAACGGCCTGACGCTGCTGGTGGCGGCCCTCGCCTTCACCATCCAGATTTACGGCGACTTCTCGGGCTATTCGGATATCGCCATCGGAGCCGCCCGCACGATGGGCTTTACACTGATGGAAAACTTCCGGACGCCCTATTTTTCCCGGTCGATCACGGAGTTCTGGCGGCGCTGGCACATTTCGCTCTCGACCTGGTTCCGGGATTACCTGTACATTCCGCTGGGTGGCAACCGCGTGAGTCCGGGGCGGCGCTACCTGAACGTCTTCATCGTGTTTCTGGTGAGCGGTCTGTGGCACGGTGCCAGCTGGAACTACATCATCTGGGGCGGGCTGCACGGTGCCTACCAGCTCCTGGCGGGCTGGCGTGACCGGGCGTTTGCCCGCTGGGGCCTTACCTTTCCGGAAGACAACAAAGCGTACCAGCTGCTCCAGCTCGTGCTGACCTTCGTGCTGGTCATGCTGACCTGGGTGTTTTTCCGGAATCACAAAGCGCCGGTCGAAAACGCGTTTTACATCATTCAGAAAATAGTGACGGCGCCCTTCGAGGGGCCGCTGCAATCGCCGCTGAACACGGCGGAGCTCCTTTTTTCGGTGGGGCTGGTGGCGTTGCTGTTCTGGAAAGAGAAGTTTTACCTGACCATTCCGACCCGAAACAGCCTCGTGTTCTGGACTGTATTCCCGCTTCTTTGCCTGCTTTGCTATTTCTTTGGCGTCTTCACCTCGAACCAGTTCATCTATTTTCAGTTCTAA
- a CDS encoding glycosyltransferase family 2 protein produces the protein MSDPQISIVAPLYNERESFPHLVPRLNALMDASPLSIEVVLVDDGSRDNTAELMQQVALADGRYHCVFLARNYGHQIALTAGMAAARGTEGLFIIDGDLQDPPELLPKFYAKLKEGYDVVYAVRKKRKEGLLKRTAYFLFYRFMKSISYVDIPLDSGDFSLISRRVANVLNKMPEESRFIRGMRSWIGFKQIGVEYERDARAAGESKYSFKMLRRLAYNGIFNFSEYPIKFVSRLGMFSIGAALLYFIQTLIKKYVFGDVPEGFTATVFLIILFSGVQLIALGLIGEYVLRIFFQTKGRPLFVVREVIREQERLGDDLPVFSDEKVKASS, from the coding sequence TTGTCTGATCCACAGATTTCCATCGTAGCCCCGCTTTATAACGAACGCGAATCGTTTCCTCATCTCGTTCCCCGGCTGAATGCCCTGATGGATGCCTCGCCGTTGTCCATTGAAGTCGTTCTGGTGGACGACGGAAGCCGGGACAATACCGCGGAGCTTATGCAGCAGGTAGCCCTGGCCGATGGGCGCTACCATTGTGTTTTTCTGGCCCGTAACTACGGTCACCAGATTGCGCTGACCGCCGGCATGGCCGCCGCGCGGGGAACCGAAGGTCTGTTCATCATCGACGGCGACCTGCAGGACCCTCCCGAGCTGCTGCCGAAATTCTACGCGAAACTGAAAGAAGGCTACGATGTCGTGTATGCGGTCCGGAAGAAACGAAAAGAAGGCCTTCTGAAGCGGACGGCCTATTTTCTGTTCTACCGGTTCATGAAATCGATTTCCTACGTGGACATCCCGCTCGACAGCGGCGACTTCTCGCTCATCAGCCGCCGGGTTGCCAACGTACTGAATAAGATGCCGGAAGAAAGCCGGTTTATCCGGGGCATGCGGAGCTGGATCGGCTTCAAGCAGATCGGGGTGGAATACGAACGCGACGCCCGGGCCGCCGGTGAGTCGAAGTACTCGTTCAAAATGCTGCGGCGGCTCGCCTACAACGGCATTTTCAACTTCAGCGAATACCCCATCAAATTTGTGAGCCGGCTGGGCATGTTTTCCATTGGGGCGGCGCTGCTTTATTTTATCCAGACACTTATCAAAAAATACGTCTTCGGCGACGTGCCGGAGGGCTTCACGGCGACGGTTTTCCTCATCATTCTGTTCAGCGGGGTGCAGTTGATCGCGCTGGGCCTGATCGGCGAATATGTGCTCCGCATTTTCTTCCAGACCAAAGGCCGTCCCCTGTTCGTCGTTCGGGAAGTGATCCGGGAGCAGGAACGGCTGGGGGACGACCTTCCGGTTTTTTCGGACGAAAAAGTAAAGGCGTCTTCGTAG
- a CDS encoding glycosyltransferase family 2 protein gives MYSTFVSVIIPCFNEQQVVHETYGRLTRVMQAHFTDYELIFINDGSRDATLVILKDLARQDSHVRVLSFSRNFGHQPAVSAGISSCRGDVAVIIDADLQDPPELIPDMVKLQQEKSCNVVYAVRAVREGETFFKKFTAKAFYRTINYLSEVPLPVDTGDFRLIDRKVIDAFNQLPERNKYIRGLISWVGFKQEPIYYQRAERFAGDTKYPLSKMLKFARTSLLYFSHKPLRVASSLGVISVGIALLLLLWVIYNIIFLPNQLVHGWASIVIIVMFFGGIQMLTIGVLGEYLSSVFDEIKKRPEFIIDERINFTPTASMQNQPEAKALATDA, from the coding sequence ATGTACTCAACTTTCGTCTCCGTCATCATTCCCTGCTTTAATGAGCAACAGGTTGTGCACGAGACATATGGCCGTCTGACGCGCGTCATGCAGGCCCATTTTACGGACTACGAACTGATTTTTATAAACGACGGCAGCCGGGACGCCACGCTGGTGATCCTGAAAGATCTCGCCCGGCAGGATTCGCACGTCCGGGTGCTGTCGTTCTCCCGTAACTTCGGCCACCAGCCCGCCGTTTCGGCCGGGATTTCCAGCTGCCGGGGCGACGTGGCGGTGATTATTGACGCCGACCTGCAGGACCCCCCCGAGTTGATTCCGGACATGGTCAAACTCCAGCAGGAGAAAAGCTGCAATGTCGTGTACGCCGTCCGCGCCGTTCGGGAAGGGGAAACGTTTTTCAAGAAATTTACGGCCAAGGCTTTTTATCGGACCATCAACTACCTGTCGGAAGTACCGCTGCCGGTCGATACCGGGGATTTCCGGCTCATCGACCGCAAGGTGATCGATGCGTTCAATCAGCTGCCCGAACGCAACAAATACATCCGCGGCCTCATCAGCTGGGTGGGCTTCAAACAGGAGCCGATCTACTACCAGCGGGCCGAGCGCTTTGCCGGGGACACCAAATACCCGCTGAGCAAAATGCTGAAATTTGCCCGGACGAGCCTGCTTTATTTCAGCCACAAACCGCTGCGGGTCGCTTCTTCGCTCGGCGTTATCAGCGTCGGCATCGCCCTGCTGCTGCTGCTCTGGGTAATCTACAACATCATTTTCCTGCCGAACCAGCTGGTCCACGGCTGGGCATCCATCGTCATCATCGTGATGTTTTTTGGCGGAATCCAGATGCTGACCATCGGCGTTCTGGGCGAATACCTCAGCAGCGTTTTCGACGAAATCAAGAAACGTCCGGAGTTCATCATCGACGAACGGATCAACTTCACGCCGACCGCCTCCATGCAGAACCAGCCGGAAGCCAAGGCGCTGGCCACGGACGCCTGA
- a CDS encoding DUF6056 family protein, whose amino-acid sequence MQSTFPRLLTAGLLLGCLLVAALPLVMLAFYNHPSPADDYCFADTAIKFGYWQAQKFYYEGWSGRYFQNMIVHANPLVWNWREGYHIQPLLVLLLLWVSFFYLIRQLTRSFTTTAVQAVLASGAMGLFLTNLVTVAEFFYWNSGMATYGLSCALILLLIGTFVAHDRRRFDFSGYLVAEFLLVAAIIGSSETSMLMVLSLLGMLGLCFLIYRRRIPASYLILLGLSAACCYFMIKAPGNAVRLAGNSQSQNVVFSFIETVKYSLRYFPNLVLRTPILPLSLLFLPVAYRLTESRSPLRGAFAVHPLLALLHAGATVFVLTFLHFWAVGIPPVTRLMNVVNMVFLLGWFYNLTILVRVFRQRVGELSFLTSPSLPLVLAAGLLTVLTLYLNPMLRMTYGDLRYGYAKQYDLAMKQRYALMATGAADTVALAPLPVVPASLVTEDIRDNPEHLWNRCWASYYHKKGVRLQASQPVDGTAHLQTTQQP is encoded by the coding sequence ATGCAAAGCACATTTCCCCGCCTGCTCACCGCGGGTTTACTTCTGGGCTGCCTGCTGGTCGCGGCATTGCCGCTCGTTATGCTGGCGTTCTACAACCACCCTTCGCCGGCCGACGATTACTGTTTTGCGGACACGGCCATCAAGTTTGGGTACTGGCAGGCCCAGAAATTTTACTACGAAGGCTGGTCCGGACGGTATTTTCAAAACATGATTGTGCACGCCAACCCGCTGGTCTGGAACTGGCGCGAAGGCTATCATATCCAGCCTCTTTTGGTACTGCTGCTGCTCTGGGTCTCGTTTTTTTACCTGATCCGGCAACTGACCCGTTCCTTTACCACGACTGCCGTTCAGGCGGTGCTGGCGTCGGGCGCGATGGGACTTTTCCTGACGAACCTGGTGACGGTCGCCGAATTTTTCTACTGGAACAGCGGCATGGCCACTTACGGACTTTCCTGCGCCCTCATCCTGCTGCTGATCGGAACCTTTGTGGCCCACGACCGGCGGCGCTTCGACTTTTCGGGCTATCTGGTGGCGGAGTTTCTGCTGGTGGCGGCCATCATCGGCTCCAGCGAAACCAGCATGCTGATGGTGCTTTCGCTGCTGGGGATGCTGGGCCTCTGTTTCCTCATTTACCGTCGCCGCATCCCGGCCTCCTACCTCATTCTGCTCGGGCTTTCGGCCGCCTGCTGCTATTTTATGATCAAAGCGCCGGGCAACGCGGTCCGGCTGGCGGGCAATTCGCAGAGCCAGAACGTGGTTTTTTCGTTTATCGAAACCGTTAAGTACAGCCTTCGGTATTTTCCGAATCTGGTGCTGCGGACGCCCATTCTGCCCCTCTCGCTGCTTTTTCTGCCGGTGGCGTACCGGCTGACGGAGAGCCGCAGTCCGTTGCGGGGCGCGTTTGCGGTTCATCCGCTGCTGGCGCTGCTGCACGCGGGGGCTACGGTCTTTGTGCTGACGTTCCTCCACTTCTGGGCGGTGGGCATTCCGCCGGTGACCCGCCTCATGAACGTGGTCAACATGGTGTTTCTGCTGGGCTGGTTCTATAACCTGACCATCCTGGTCCGCGTTTTCCGCCAGCGGGTCGGCGAACTGTCGTTCCTGACGAGTCCTTCCCTGCCGCTGGTGCTGGCCGCCGGTTTGCTGACGGTGCTGACGCTTTACCTGAACCCGATGCTGCGCATGACGTACGGCGACCTGCGCTACGGCTACGCCAAACAGTACGATCTGGCCATGAAACAGCGCTATGCCTTGATGGCCACCGGCGCCGCCGATACCGTCGCCCTGGCTCCGCTGCCGGTGGTGCCCGCCTCGCTGGTCACGGAAGACATCCGCGACAATCCCGAACACCTCTGGAACCGCTGCTGGGCCAGTTATTACCATAAAAAAGGCGTGCGACTTCAGGCGTCCCAGCCCGTCGACGGCACGGCCCATCTTCAGACGACTCAACAACCATGA